One stretch of Rhipicephalus sanguineus isolate Rsan-2018 chromosome 10, BIME_Rsan_1.4, whole genome shotgun sequence DNA includes these proteins:
- the LOC119406387 gene encoding ubiquitin-conjugating enzyme E2 Z, with the protein MWDPLNYLDEEPTAASLHRVSRDMMDYVLNPVPRSILYVEETDFTRQHVLLAGEQGTAWAGGFFEFFIKFPRDYPTRPPRVRFLTTDHGRVQFHEKLPPYGMVRLDVLATTGTSAWRSYMTLSTTIHAIKSLLRECRSRPRYIRTQTMRVAVLEQLKRALKADNTQPPTFRKYIIHSFLDSYDEYERSVTSTIKGVPFATGDGWNYKKEELLAHLRACKEKAELFVQAEAANEEVPVRHTVLAPAPADHSVR; encoded by the coding sequence ATGTGGGACCCATTGAACTACCTTGACGAGGAGCCGACCGCTGCCTCCCTTCACAGGGTTTCCCGAGACATGATGGACTACGTCCTCAATCCAGTTCCCCGATCCATTCTGTACGTTGAAGAAACGGACTTTACGCGACAGCATGTACTGCTGGCAGGGGAGCAAGGCACGGCTTGGGCGGGTGGATTTTTCGAGTTCTTCATCAAGTTCCCACGTGATTATCCGACAAGGCCCCCCCGCGTCCGCTTTCTGACCACTGATCACGGCCGAGTACAGTTCCACGAGAAGCTGCCACCTTATGGTATGGTGCGCCTGGACGTACTTGCCACGACGGGGACCTCCGCGTGGCGGAGCTACATGACGTTAAGCACGACAATCCACGCGATTAAATCGCTACTACGTGAGTGCCGGTCGAGGCCACGCTACATACGCACCCAGACCATGAGAGTTGCGGTACTTGAGCAGTTGAAGAGAGCGCTCAAGGCGGACAACACCCAGCCACCAACCTTCCGGAAGTACATCATTCACAGCTTCCTAGATTCATACGACGAATACGAAAGAAGCGTGACCTCGACAATCAAGGGTgtgccgtttgcgactggcgacgGCTGGAACTACAAGAAGGAGGAGCTGTTAGCCCACCTCAGGGCCTGCAAGGAGAAAGCAGAACTGTTTGTTCAAGCTGAAGCAGCAAACGAAGAAGTCCCAGTAAGGCACACGGTGCTAGCTCCGGCGCCCGCTGACCACTCGGTGCGTTGA